A DNA window from Streptomyces sp. CA-278952 contains the following coding sequences:
- a CDS encoding CU044_5270 family protein: MIRTPWRRREEPLDHAELARLLPAPGDPELSSDRLSGLEEHLMTEIRNRTPDPAPDPAPAPVPGTAPDTSTGAPPAGLHEGAHASRPVRRPGRRPVLVGVAAALALAAAGVAGLAGSPGGSSGSESPGRAVAPPAGAVPAPVVQVVRGSTAGLAGAVADISGAAARAELPEPGPGQFLYVRSEVSWLVSWEGADGKNKSYVDKIHPREVWMSPDGRKGWLIEPYKEAVDRGGITLDDPEGGERTLNSPSYDYLRTLPTDPEILLKKIYDETRGMGNGPDQQAFSTIGDLLREQVAPPKLAAGLYRAAARIPGVVLVDDSVDAAGRHGIAIARTDEGDGSRTEWIFDRETYTYLGERTVQTRDAEGIKAGTVKGHTAVTDRAVVDAVKQRPAGSAPGERAPAPATPSAGT, translated from the coding sequence ATGATCCGCACCCCCTGGCGGCGGCGCGAAGAGCCGCTCGACCACGCGGAACTGGCCCGGCTGCTGCCCGCACCCGGTGATCCGGAACTCTCCTCCGACCGTCTGAGCGGCCTTGAGGAGCACCTGATGACCGAGATCCGGAACCGGACGCCCGACCCCGCGCCCGACCCCGCGCCCGCCCCCGTGCCCGGTACCGCGCCCGACACCTCGACCGGCGCTCCGCCCGCCGGTCTGCATGAGGGAGCCCACGCCTCCCGGCCGGTCCGCCGCCCCGGCCGTCGCCCGGTCCTGGTCGGCGTTGCTGCCGCTCTTGCCCTGGCTGCCGCCGGGGTCGCCGGACTCGCAGGCAGCCCGGGCGGCTCCAGCGGTTCGGAGAGCCCCGGCCGCGCGGTCGCCCCGCCCGCCGGGGCCGTTCCCGCCCCGGTCGTCCAGGTGGTCCGGGGGAGCACCGCCGGGCTGGCGGGCGCGGTGGCCGACATCTCCGGGGCGGCGGCCAGGGCGGAGCTGCCCGAGCCGGGCCCGGGGCAGTTCCTGTACGTCCGGAGCGAGGTCTCCTGGCTGGTCTCCTGGGAGGGCGCCGACGGGAAGAACAAGAGCTACGTGGACAAGATCCATCCCCGCGAGGTCTGGATGTCGCCCGACGGCAGAAAGGGCTGGCTGATCGAGCCCTACAAGGAGGCGGTCGACCGTGGAGGCATCACGCTGGACGACCCCGAAGGAGGGGAGCGCACGCTCAACTCGCCCAGCTACGACTACCTGAGGACCTTGCCCACCGACCCGGAGATCCTGTTGAAGAAGATCTACGACGAGACCCGGGGCATGGGCAACGGTCCCGACCAGCAGGCCTTCAGCACCATCGGCGACCTGCTGAGGGAGCAGGTGGCTCCGCCGAAGCTGGCCGCCGGCCTCTACCGTGCCGCGGCCCGGATTCCCGGGGTGGTCCTCGTCGACGACTCCGTCGACGCGGCCGGCCGGCACGGGATCGCCATCGCCCGTACCGACGAGGGGGACGGCTCGCGCACCGAGTGGATCTTCGACCGCGAGACGTACACGTATCTGGGGGAGCGCACCGTGCAGACCCGCGATGCGGAGGGCATCAAGGCGGGCACGGTCAAGGGCCATACCGCGGTGACGGACCGGGCCGTCGTCGATGCCGTCAAGCAGCGCCCGGCCGGCTCGGCTCCGGGCGAGCGGGCGCCCGCCCCGGCCACCCCTTCCGCCGGAACCTGA
- a CDS encoding RNA polymerase sigma factor codes for MHARIRAGDPDAFRELFRDHAQLVFRHAVRTTGDWSAAEDVVSLTFLEAWRLRGKLRDEGESPRPWLMGIAVNVLRNTGRAARRHERALARVPLRDVLPDFADELVGRMADSDELAAAKRALGKLRRSEREVFALCVWAGLGYAEVAEALGVPVGTVRSRLSRARARLRKLTDSELRRPGGRRGPGGAGPRMTQPGRTGPGGMEPGGMEPGGMEPDGASGQIQGGRTTAARSNEERTR; via the coding sequence ATGCACGCGCGTATCCGCGCGGGAGATCCGGATGCCTTCCGGGAGCTGTTCCGCGATCATGCCCAGCTCGTCTTCCGGCACGCCGTCCGGACCACCGGAGACTGGAGCGCGGCCGAGGACGTCGTGTCGCTGACGTTTCTGGAGGCATGGCGGCTGCGCGGGAAGCTGCGGGACGAGGGGGAGAGCCCGAGGCCCTGGCTGATGGGCATCGCTGTCAATGTGCTGCGCAACACGGGGCGCGCCGCCCGGCGCCATGAACGTGCCCTGGCCAGGGTGCCGTTGCGGGACGTTCTGCCCGACTTCGCCGACGAACTCGTCGGGCGGATGGCCGACTCCGACGAACTTGCGGCCGCCAAACGCGCGTTGGGGAAACTGCGGCGTTCCGAACGGGAGGTGTTCGCGCTCTGTGTGTGGGCCGGTCTCGGTTACGCCGAGGTCGCGGAGGCGCTTGGCGTACCGGTCGGCACCGTGCGGTCCCGGCTGTCCCGTGCGCGGGCCCGGCTCCGCAAGCTCACCGACAGCGAGTTGCGGCGACCGGGCGGCAGGAGGGGACCCGGTGGGGCGGGGCCTCGCATGACGCAGCCCGGCAGGACGGGACCCGGTGGGATGGAACCCGGTGGGATGGAACCCGGTGGGATGGAACCCGATGGGGCCAGCGGACAAATACAGGGTGGTCGCACCACAGCGGCCCGGTCGAACGAGGAGAGAACCCGATGA